A region from the Onychostoma macrolepis isolate SWU-2019 chromosome 18, ASM1243209v1, whole genome shotgun sequence genome encodes:
- the LOC131524899 gene encoding extracellular calcium-sensing receptor-like, giving the protein MSVFLYTLLIFQLHAKAEKPICRMMGDPKYPLLSKDGDVNIGALFSIHSIEILPSFEYTQKPHLLSCSSVSLRDFRMAQTMIFAIEEINSNQSLLPNVSVGYRIYDTCGSRLSSMSATMALMNGPEFTAGDRCNGQSPIHAIIGETESSATVILSRTIGPFKIPVISPSASCECLSNRKNYPSFFRTIASDYHQSRALAYIVKHFGWSWVGAVNTDNDYGNNGMTIFLNTAQEEGICVEYSVKFYRTEHDKLQKVVETIKKSSAKVIVAFLTSSEMFNLLEQLSIQNITGLQMIGVEGWITAKSLITPNCFQVLGGSLGFAVRKIDIEGFADYVIKAFWETDFPCSQTGSNSSQYAVNCNIYQDLLLLKNYNEDVPEQRYSSNVYKAVYAVAHSLHNLLMCREQAGCEKGLKIQPQQVVEALKKVDFTVKLGDRVWFDSTGATVAQYEVVNWQKDSNGSIQFKAVGYYDASLPPDQRFVLNTENIIWAGGQIEKPRSVCSESCPPGTRKAAQKGRPVCCYDCIPCAEGEVSNETDSNNCKQCPGEYWSNAEKNKCVLKAVEFLSFTEVMGIVLVFFSLFGAGLTVLMAILFYSKKDTPIVKANNSELSFLLLFSLALCFLCSLTFIGRPTEWSCMLRHTAFGITFVLCISCVLGKTIVVLMAFKATLPGSNVMKWFGPVQQRLSVLAFTLIQVIICVLWLKISPPFPYKNLKYYNEKIVLECSLGSTISFWAVLGYIGLLAVLCFILAFLARKLPDNFNEAKFITFSMLIFCAVWITFIPSYVSPPGKFTVAVEIFAILASSFGLLFCIFVPKCYIILCKPEQNTKQHLMGKVSI; this is encoded by the exons atgtctgtctttctttacACACTGCTTATCTTTCAACTACATGCAAAGGCAGAAAAGCCTATTTGCCGAATGATGGGAGACCCTAAGTACCCGCTGTTATCAAAGGATGGAGACGTAAACATTGGAGCACTGTTTTCCATCCACAGCATAGAGATACTACCTTCATTTGAGTATACACAAAAACCTCATCTTTTATCATGTTCAAG tgtgagtcTAAGAGATTTTCGAATGGCTCAGACCATGATTTTTGCCATTGAGGAGATTAACAGTAATCAAAGTTTGTTACCAAATGTTTCTGTTGGCTACCGAATTTATGATACCTGTGGTTCAAGACTGTCTTCTATGAGTGCAACCATGGCATTGATGAATGGTCCAGAGTTTACAGCAGGAGACAGATGCAATGGACAGTCTCCTATACATGCTATCATAGGAGAAACAGAATCTTCTGCAACAGTGATTCTGTCCAGAACAATAGGACCTTTTAAAATTCCTGTG atAAGTCCCTCAGCCTCATGTGAATGTCTCAGTAATAGGAAAAATTACCCCTCTTTCTTCAGGACTATTGCTAGTGATTACCACCAGAGCAGAGCACTTGCATACATAGTCAAGCACTTTGGCTGGTCTTGGGTGGGAGCTGTAAACACTGACAATGACTATGGAAACAATGGGATGACAATATTTCTGAATACAGCCCAGGAGGAGGGAATTTGTGTGGAATACTCTGTGAAATTCTACCGAACAGAGCATGACAAACTCCAAAAAGTGGTAGagacaattaaaaaaagcagTGCAAAAGTGATTGTTGCATTTCTTACCAGTTCTGAAATGTTCAATCTACTTGAGCAGCTAAGTATTCAGAACATTACAGGCCTCCAAATGATTGGAGTGGAGGGATGGATAACTGCAAAGAGTTTGATCACTCCAAACTGTTTTCAGGTGCTTGGAGGGTCACTGGGGTTTGCAGTAAGAAAAATTGATATTGAAGGTTTTGCAGATTATGTTATAAAAGCATTCTGGGAAACAGATTTTCCATGCTCACAGACTGGGAGTAATTCTTCTCAGTATGCTGTAAATTGCAACATATATCAGGATCTACTATTGCTGAAAAACTACAATGAAGATGTGCCTGAACAAAGATATTCAAGTAATGTTTACAAAGCAGTTTATGCTGTGGCTCACTCACTCCACAATCTACTCATGTGCAGAGAACAAGCAGGTTGTGAAAAAGGCCTGAAAATACAACCACAGCag GTTGTTGAGGCTCTGAAAAAGGTTGATTTCACTGTAAAACTGGGAGATCGGGTGTGGTTTGACAGCACTGGTGCCACAGTAGCCCAATATGAAGTTGTGAACTGGCAGAAAGACTCAAATGGATCAATCCAATTTAAAGCAGTGGGGTACTATGATGCATCACTCCCCCCTGACCAGCGTTTTGTGCTCAATACTGAAAACATAATCTGGGCTGGAGGACAAATTGAG aaaccAAGGTCTGTGTGCAGTGAGAGCTGTCCCCCAGGCACTAGGAAGGCTGCACAGAAAGGAAGACCTGTTTGCTGTTATGATTGTATTCCATGTGCAGAAGGAGAAGTCAGTAACGAGACAG ATTCAAATAACTGCAAGCAGTGTCCAGGTGAATACTGGTCTAATgctgagaaaaataaatgtgtcttaAAGGCTGTAGAGTTTCTGTCATTCACAGAGGTTATGGGTATAGTGTTAGTCTTTTTCTCACTCTTTGGAGCAGGATTAACTGTGCTGATGGCCATcctgttttacagtaaaaaggACACCCCTATAGTAAAAGCCAACAACTCAGAGCTGAGCTTCCTGCTGCTCTTCTCATTGGCTCTGTGTTTTCTCTGTTCACTTACTTTCATCGGTCGTCCCACTGAGTGGTCCTGTATGTTGCGTCACACAGCATTTGGCATCACTTTTGTCCTCTGTATCTCCTGTGTTCTGGGAAAAACAATAGTGGTGTTAATGGCTTTTAAGGCTACACTTCCAGGAAGTAATGTCATGAAATGGTTTGGGCCTGTACAACAACGACTCAGTGTTCTTGCCTTTACGCTTATACAAGTTATTATCTGTGTGCTTTGGCTAAAAATATCACCTCCATTTCCATACAAAAATTTGAAGTATTATAATGAGAAGATTGTTCTTGAGTGCAGTCTGGGTTCTACTATAAGTTTCTGGGCTGTGCTGGGTTATATTGGTCTCCTGGCTGTCTTGTGTTTCATTCTGGCTTTTCTAGCTCGCAAGCTGCCTGATAACTTCAATGAAGCCAAATTTATTACATTCAGTATGCTTATATTCTGTGCTGTATGGATCACATTTATCCCATCTTATGTCAGTCCTCCTGGAAAGTTTACTGTAGCTG